In Streptomyces sp. NBC_01707, a genomic segment contains:
- a CDS encoding TMEM165/GDT1 family protein → MHLDPLAIVTAFGLIFLAELPDKTMFASLAMGTRMRPLYVWFGTSSAFLVHVAIAVGAGGLIGLLPDWIVKLVSAVLFAFGAFMLLRGGAGDGDEESEVKTVTGFWPVYSTAFMAVFISEWGDLTQITTANLAAGNGTWSTAIGSLAALMSVSALALLAGRFIAKRVPLGTVQRIGGLCMLGLAIWSVVEIFTA, encoded by the coding sequence ATGCATCTCGACCCCCTGGCGATCGTCACCGCCTTCGGGCTGATCTTCCTCGCGGAGCTCCCCGACAAGACCATGTTCGCGTCGCTGGCCATGGGCACACGCATGCGGCCGCTCTATGTCTGGTTCGGCACCTCGTCCGCGTTCCTCGTGCATGTCGCGATCGCCGTCGGCGCCGGCGGTCTGATCGGGCTGCTGCCCGACTGGATAGTCAAGCTCGTCTCGGCGGTCCTCTTCGCGTTCGGCGCGTTCATGCTGCTGCGCGGCGGGGCCGGCGACGGCGACGAGGAGAGCGAAGTCAAGACCGTGACCGGCTTCTGGCCTGTCTACTCGACCGCGTTCATGGCGGTCTTCATCAGTGAATGGGGCGACCTCACCCAGATCACCACGGCCAACCTGGCCGCCGGCAACGGCACATGGTCCACGGCCATCGGATCCCTGGCCGCGCTGATGTCCGTCTCCGCGCTGGCACTGCTCGCGGGACGGTTCATCGCGAAGCGGGTTCCGCTGGGCACGGTCCAGCGCATCGGCGGTCTGTGCATGCTGGGGCTGGCGATCTGGTCGGTGGTCGAGATCTTCACGGCCTGA
- a CDS encoding methylated-DNA--[protein]-cysteine S-methyltransferase, with protein sequence MTTTHLAARRHTVVDSPYGPLTLVATDGVLSGLYMTEQRHRPTEETFGDPDPRPFAETIRQLDAYFAGDLREFDLPLHLDGTPFQRSVWEQLRQIPYGETRSYGELADRLGKPGASRAVGLANGKNPVGIIVPCHRVIGASGSLTGYGGGLDRKHRLLAFEYGTGDDTPMLF encoded by the coding sequence ATGACCACGACACATCTCGCGGCCCGTCGGCACACGGTCGTCGACAGCCCGTACGGCCCGCTCACCCTCGTCGCCACCGACGGCGTGCTCTCGGGCCTCTACATGACCGAACAGCGGCACCGTCCGACCGAGGAGACCTTCGGCGACCCCGATCCACGCCCCTTCGCGGAGACGATCCGCCAGTTGGACGCCTACTTCGCGGGCGATCTGCGGGAGTTCGATCTGCCACTGCATCTGGACGGTACGCCGTTCCAGCGCAGCGTGTGGGAGCAGCTCCGGCAGATCCCGTACGGGGAGACACGCTCGTACGGAGAACTCGCCGACCGGCTGGGCAAGCCGGGCGCCTCACGCGCGGTGGGCCTCGCCAACGGCAAGAACCCGGTGGGGATCATCGTTCCGTGCCACCGGGTCATCGGAGCCTCCGGCAGCCTCACCGGATACGGCGGCGGTCTCGACCGGAAGCATCGGCTGCTGGCCTTCGAGTACGGCACAGGGGACGACACCCCGATGCTCTTCTGA
- a CDS encoding AlkA N-terminal domain-containing protein: MYTDTERCVRAVRSKDARFDGWFFTAVLTTRIYCRPSCPVVPPKVENMTFYPSAAACQQAGFRACKRCRPDTSPGSPEWNARADSVARAMRLIRDGVVDREGVPGLAARLGYSARQVERQLLAELGAGPLALARAQRAQTARLLIETTELPMADVAFAAGFSSVRTFNDTVREVFALAPGELRTRAARSVKTPATPGVIALRLPYRAPLNPSNLFGHLAATAVPGVEEWRDGAYRRTLTLPYGHGIVALTPHPDHIACRLFLTDPRDLTRAISRCRWLLDLDADPVAVDDQLRADPLLAPLIDKAPGRRVPRTVDGAEFAVRAVLGQQVSTAAARTHAARLVTAHGIPVDDPEGGLTHLFPTPEALACLDPEQLALPRSRRTTLTTLVGALADGSLRLGTDSDWERARAELIALPGFGPWTVEVIAMRALGDPDSFIPTDLGIRRAAQELGLPSTPAALTARAAAWRPWRAYAVQYLWTVDDHPINHLPV, from the coding sequence ATGTACACCGACACCGAGCGCTGCGTACGGGCCGTCCGGTCCAAGGACGCCCGCTTCGACGGCTGGTTCTTCACGGCGGTCCTGACCACCCGGATCTACTGCCGTCCGAGCTGCCCCGTCGTGCCGCCCAAGGTCGAGAACATGACCTTCTACCCCAGCGCCGCCGCCTGCCAGCAGGCCGGATTCCGCGCCTGCAAGCGGTGCCGGCCCGACACCAGCCCCGGCTCCCCGGAGTGGAACGCCCGCGCCGACTCGGTCGCCCGCGCGATGCGCCTCATCAGGGACGGGGTCGTCGACCGCGAGGGTGTGCCGGGGCTGGCCGCCCGGCTCGGCTACTCCGCCCGCCAGGTCGAACGCCAGCTTCTCGCCGAGCTGGGCGCGGGCCCGTTGGCCCTGGCCCGCGCCCAGCGCGCGCAGACCGCCCGGCTGCTCATCGAGACGACCGAACTCCCCATGGCCGACGTGGCGTTCGCGGCCGGGTTCTCGTCCGTCCGCACCTTCAACGACACGGTTCGTGAGGTCTTCGCCCTCGCGCCCGGCGAGCTGCGCACCCGCGCCGCCCGGTCCGTGAAGACGCCGGCGACACCGGGCGTGATCGCGCTGAGGCTGCCGTACCGGGCCCCGCTCAACCCGTCCAACCTCTTCGGCCACCTCGCCGCGACAGCGGTACCCGGCGTCGAGGAGTGGCGCGACGGCGCCTACCGCCGCACGCTCACCCTTCCGTACGGGCACGGCATCGTCGCCCTCACCCCGCACCCCGACCACATCGCGTGCCGGCTCTTCCTCACCGATCCGCGCGACCTCACCCGCGCCATCAGCCGCTGCCGCTGGCTGCTCGACCTGGACGCCGACCCGGTCGCCGTCGACGACCAGTTGCGGGCCGATCCGCTGCTCGCGCCGCTGATCGACAAGGCCCCGGGGCGGCGGGTGCCGCGTACCGTCGACGGGGCCGAGTTCGCCGTACGGGCGGTGCTGGGCCAGCAGGTCTCGACGGCCGCCGCCCGCACCCACGCGGCCCGCCTGGTCACCGCGCACGGCATCCCCGTCGACGACCCGGAGGGCGGCCTCACCCACCTTTTCCCGACCCCTGAGGCGCTGGCCTGCCTCGATCCCGAGCAGCTCGCCCTGCCCCGCAGCCGCCGCACCACCCTCACCACACTTGTCGGTGCGCTCGCCGACGGCTCGTTGCGGCTCGGCACCGACAGCGACTGGGAGAGGGCCAGGGCCGAACTGATCGCACTGCCCGGCTTCGGCCCGTGGACCGTCGAGGTCATCGCCATGCGGGCGCTCGGCGACCCGGACAGCTTCATTCCCACCGACCTCGGCATCCGCCGGGCGGCACAGGAGCTCGGCCTCCCGTCCACGCCCGCGGCGCTCACCGCACGCGCGGCGGCCTGGCGTCCCTGGCGGGCGTACGCGGTCCAGTACCTGTGGACCGTCGACGACCACCCCATCAACCACCTGCCCGTATAG
- a CDS encoding O-acetyl-ADP-ribose deacetylase — translation MRTPEAVTVTLVRGDITQQSVDVVVNAANSSLLGGGGVDGAIHRQGGPEILAACRKLRASHYGKGLPTGQAVATTAGRLDARWVVHTVGPVWSSAEDRSSLLASCYRESLRVAAELGARTVAFPAISTGIYGWPMDDGARIAVRTVLAEAAAPVEEVRFVLFDAHAFVEFEEVLAAQG, via the coding sequence ATGCGCACACCTGAGGCCGTCACCGTCACCCTGGTACGCGGTGACATCACCCAGCAGTCCGTCGATGTCGTCGTCAACGCGGCGAACTCCTCGCTGCTCGGCGGCGGCGGGGTCGACGGAGCGATCCACCGGCAAGGCGGTCCTGAGATCCTCGCCGCGTGCCGGAAGCTGCGCGCCTCGCATTACGGAAAGGGGCTGCCCACCGGCCAGGCGGTCGCCACGACCGCCGGCAGGCTCGACGCGCGATGGGTGGTCCACACCGTGGGACCGGTCTGGAGCAGCGCCGAGGACCGGTCCTCGCTACTGGCCTCCTGTTACCGCGAATCGCTGCGGGTGGCCGCCGAGCTGGGCGCGCGTACCGTGGCCTTTCCCGCCATCTCGACCGGCATCTACGGCTGGCCCATGGACGACGGCGCGCGCATCGCCGTCCGTACCGTGTTGGCGGAGGCCGCCGCGCCGGTCGAGGAGGTGCGGTTCGTGCTCTTCGACGCACACGCGTTCGTGGAGTTCGAAGAGGTCCTGGCAGCACAAGGTTGA